From the Kitasatospora viridis genome, one window contains:
- a CDS encoding MFS transporter, giving the protein MRKWLPLTAVSLGAFMLLVDVTIVTVALPDMATGLHTGFTDLQWVLDVYALALAALLLGAGSLADRFGRRRIYLGGLVLFAAASLACGLAGTGGELILFRGVQGIGGAAMFATTMALLNTSYQGKDRGIAFGVWGAVNGAAAAAGPIVGGLLTEHLGWRWIFFINLPISVVAVLVTLRAVRESRDPQARGLDLPGLVSFTVAAGALTYALIRGAADGWGSTSTLGLFALSAVALLAFVLVELKGRNPMFDLGLLRNPGFTGVLAGGMLLSVAAFSYLVYTSLWLQSVRGLGPVAAGLGLVPMSALAFVVAAVVGRRLHAASPRLTIGGGLLLIAVGALLQALIGPGSSWPVLVPGLAVAGAGVGLATPAMAAAAMAAVPQRRSGMAGGALNTARQLGNALGIAVLGAVFQAGLEHRLRGGVLPDAKRAADALTAGQAGAVIGHAPQAQRAVVTELVHQAFAVGLRDAFLVSGGLGLLGAVLVFALVGRAPAQGGQPAAPVADAAVPMAAAGH; this is encoded by the coding sequence ATGCGCAAGTGGCTGCCGTTGACCGCGGTGAGCCTAGGGGCGTTCATGCTGCTGGTGGACGTCACCATCGTCACCGTGGCACTGCCCGACATGGCGACGGGGCTGCACACCGGCTTCACCGACCTGCAGTGGGTGCTGGACGTCTACGCGCTGGCGCTGGCGGCCCTGCTGCTCGGCGCCGGCTCGCTGGCCGACCGGTTCGGCCGGCGGCGGATATACCTGGGCGGGCTGGTGCTCTTCGCCGCCGCCTCGCTGGCCTGCGGACTGGCCGGCACCGGGGGTGAGCTGATCCTCTTCCGAGGCGTGCAGGGGATCGGCGGCGCGGCGATGTTCGCCACCACCATGGCCCTGCTGAACACCTCCTACCAGGGCAAGGACCGCGGCATCGCGTTCGGCGTCTGGGGCGCGGTGAACGGCGCCGCGGCCGCCGCCGGGCCGATCGTCGGCGGTCTGCTGACCGAGCACCTGGGCTGGCGGTGGATCTTCTTCATCAACCTGCCGATCAGCGTGGTGGCCGTGCTGGTCACGCTGCGCGCGGTGCGCGAGTCGCGCGACCCGCAGGCCCGTGGGCTGGACCTGCCCGGCCTGGTCAGCTTCACGGTGGCCGCCGGCGCGCTGACCTACGCGCTGATCCGGGGCGCGGCCGACGGCTGGGGCTCCACCAGCACGCTGGGCCTGTTCGCGCTCAGCGCGGTCGCGCTGCTCGCCTTCGTGCTGGTCGAGCTGAAGGGCCGCAACCCGATGTTCGACCTGGGGCTGCTGCGCAACCCCGGCTTCACCGGGGTGCTGGCGGGCGGGATGCTGCTCTCCGTGGCCGCCTTCTCGTACCTGGTGTACACCTCGCTCTGGCTGCAGTCGGTGCGCGGGCTCGGGCCGGTGGCGGCCGGGCTCGGGCTGGTGCCGATGAGCGCGCTGGCCTTCGTGGTGGCGGCGGTGGTGGGGCGGCGGCTGCACGCGGCCTCGCCGCGGCTCACCATCGGCGGCGGGCTGCTGCTGATCGCGGTCGGCGCGCTGCTCCAGGCGCTGATCGGGCCCGGGTCCAGCTGGCCGGTGCTGGTGCCGGGCCTGGCGGTGGCCGGGGCCGGGGTCGGTCTGGCCACCCCGGCGATGGCGGCCGCGGCGATGGCCGCCGTGCCGCAGCGGCGCAGCGGGATGGCCGGCGGCGCGCTGAACACCGCCCGGCAGCTGGGCAACGCGCTCGGCATCGCGGTGCTGGGCGCGGTCTTCCAGGCCGGGCTGGAGCACCGGCTGCGCGGCGGGGTGCTGCCGGACGCCAAGCGGGCGGCGGACGCGCTGACGGCGGGTCAGGCCGGCGCGGTGATCGGCCACGCCCCGCAGGCGCAGCGGGCGGTGGTGACGGAGCTGGTGCACCAGGCGTTCGCCGTGGGCCTGCGGGACGCGTTCCTGGTCTCCGGCGGGCTCGGGCTGCTCGGCGCGGTGCTGGTGTTCGCGCTGGTCGGCCGCGCGCCGGCGCAGGGCGGGCAGCCCGCGGCGCCGGTGGCCGACGCTGCGGTGCCGATGGCGGCCGCGGGGCACTGA
- a CDS encoding winged helix-turn-helix transcriptional regulator codes for MATAPATDPEADHDDLAFDVFARDCGSRKVLKTVAHAWGILILVALRDGGCRFNELRRRVDGVSEKMLSQTLHSLERDGMVHREAQPTNPPRVDYELTDLGRAVADRLFSVIELVEERMPEVQAAQQAYDDRGR; via the coding sequence ATGGCCACCGCACCTGCCACCGACCCCGAGGCCGACCACGACGACCTCGCCTTCGACGTGTTCGCCCGCGACTGCGGGTCCCGCAAAGTGCTGAAAACCGTCGCGCACGCGTGGGGCATCCTCATTCTGGTCGCCTTGCGCGACGGAGGTTGCCGTTTCAACGAACTTCGACGCCGGGTCGACGGAGTGAGCGAGAAGATGCTCTCCCAGACCCTGCACTCGCTGGAGCGCGACGGCATGGTGCACCGCGAGGCGCAGCCGACCAACCCGCCCCGGGTGGACTACGAACTCACCGACCTGGGCCGCGCGGTGGCCGACCGGCTGTTCTCGGTGATCGAGCTGGTCGAGGAGCGGATGCCCGAGGTGCAGGCGGCGCAGCAGGCCTACGACGACCGCGGGCGCTGA
- a CDS encoding NADPH-dependent 2,4-dienoyl-CoA reductase has translation MTAYPHLLKPLDLGFTTLPNRVLMGSMHVGLEEAEHGFERMAEFYATRARGGVGLIVTGGIAPNEAGRPWEGGAKLTTEEEAAEHRTITSAVHAEGGRIALQILHFGRYAYHADLVAPSALQAPISPFVPNALTEEQIEQTIEDFARTAELARSAGYDGVEIMGSEGYLINEFIAAQTNQREDSWGGSYENRMRFPVEIVRRVRERVGTDFIIIYRLSMLDLVPGGSTLPEVVQLAKAVEAAGATLINTGIGWHEARIPTIATSVPRGAFAWVTKKLMGSVGVPLITTNRINTPELGEQLLADGFADMVSMARPLLADPEFVNKAAAGTPEAVNTCIGCNQACLDHTFSMKITSCLVNPRACHETELTLTPTRLRKRIGVVGAGPAGLAFAVSAAERGHTVTLFDAAEQIGGQLNIARQVPGKEEFNETLRYYRHQLAQRQVELRLGAEVTADQLAAEGFDEVVLATGVTPRDPEIPGGDHPSVLSYLDVLRDKKPVGERVAIIGAGGIGFDVAEYLTDPGTGASQDAAAFFEQWGVDTEHTTPGGLRRPERPRSPRTVHLLQRKTSKVGAGLGKTTGWIHRTELKHRGVTMVAGVGYQQIDDAGLHLLIDGEPQLLPVDTVVFCAGQLPRRDLVDGLKAHGIEPHLIGGADVAAELDAKRAIDQGTRLAAAL, from the coding sequence ATGACCGCCTACCCCCACCTGCTCAAGCCCCTCGACCTGGGCTTCACCACGCTGCCCAACCGGGTGCTGATGGGCTCCATGCACGTGGGCCTGGAAGAGGCGGAGCACGGCTTCGAGCGGATGGCCGAGTTCTACGCGACCCGCGCCCGTGGCGGCGTCGGCCTGATCGTCACCGGCGGCATCGCGCCCAACGAGGCCGGCCGGCCCTGGGAGGGCGGCGCCAAGCTCACCACCGAGGAGGAGGCCGCCGAGCACCGGACGATCACCTCGGCGGTGCACGCCGAGGGCGGCCGGATCGCCCTGCAGATCCTGCACTTCGGCCGCTACGCCTACCACGCCGACCTGGTCGCGCCGAGCGCGCTGCAGGCGCCGATCAGCCCGTTCGTGCCGAACGCCCTCACCGAGGAGCAGATCGAGCAGACCATCGAGGACTTCGCCCGCACCGCCGAGCTGGCCCGCAGCGCCGGCTACGACGGCGTCGAGATCATGGGCTCCGAGGGCTACCTGATCAACGAGTTCATCGCGGCCCAGACCAACCAGCGCGAGGACTCCTGGGGCGGCAGCTACGAGAACCGGATGCGCTTCCCGGTCGAGATCGTCCGCCGGGTGCGCGAGCGGGTCGGCACCGACTTCATCATCATCTACCGGCTGTCCATGCTGGACCTGGTGCCCGGCGGCTCCACCCTGCCCGAGGTGGTCCAGCTCGCCAAGGCCGTCGAGGCGGCCGGCGCCACCCTGATCAACACCGGCATCGGCTGGCACGAGGCGCGGATCCCGACCATCGCCACCTCGGTGCCGCGCGGCGCCTTCGCCTGGGTGACCAAGAAGCTGATGGGCTCGGTCGGCGTCCCGCTGATCACCACCAACCGGATCAACACCCCCGAGCTCGGCGAGCAGCTGCTCGCCGACGGCTTCGCCGACATGGTGTCGATGGCCCGCCCGCTGCTGGCCGACCCGGAGTTCGTGAACAAGGCGGCCGCCGGCACGCCGGAGGCCGTCAACACCTGCATCGGGTGCAACCAGGCCTGCCTGGACCACACCTTCTCGATGAAGATCACCTCCTGCCTGGTCAACCCCCGGGCCTGCCACGAGACCGAGCTGACCCTCACCCCGACCCGGCTGCGCAAGCGGATCGGCGTGGTCGGCGCCGGCCCGGCCGGCCTGGCCTTCGCGGTCAGCGCCGCCGAGCGCGGCCACACCGTCACGCTGTTCGACGCGGCCGAGCAGATCGGCGGCCAGCTGAACATCGCCCGGCAGGTGCCCGGCAAGGAGGAGTTCAACGAGACCCTGCGCTACTACCGCCACCAGCTGGCGCAGCGTCAGGTGGAGCTGCGGCTCGGCGCCGAGGTGACGGCCGATCAGCTCGCCGCCGAGGGCTTCGACGAGGTGGTGCTCGCCACCGGCGTGACCCCGCGCGACCCGGAGATCCCCGGCGGCGACCACCCGAGCGTGCTCAGCTACCTGGACGTGCTGCGGGACAAGAAGCCGGTCGGCGAGCGGGTCGCGATCATCGGCGCCGGCGGCATCGGCTTCGACGTGGCCGAGTACCTGACCGACCCCGGCACCGGGGCCAGCCAGGACGCCGCGGCCTTCTTCGAGCAGTGGGGCGTGGACACCGAGCACACCACGCCCGGCGGCCTGCGGCGGCCCGAGCGGCCGCGCTCGCCGCGCACCGTGCACCTGCTGCAGCGCAAGACCAGCAAGGTCGGCGCCGGCCTCGGCAAGACCACCGGCTGGATCCACCGCACCGAGCTCAAGCACCGCGGCGTCACCATGGTGGCCGGCGTCGGCTACCAGCAGATCGACGACGCGGGCCTGCACCTGCTGATCGACGGCGAGCCGCAGCTGCTCCCGGTGGACACCGTGGTGTTCTGCGCCGGCCAGCTGCCGCGCCGCGACCTGGTCGACGGGCTGAAGGCGCACGGCATCGAGCCGCACCTGATCGGCGGCGCCGACGTGGCCGCCGAGCTCGACGCCAAGCGCGCCATCGACCAGGGCACCCGGCTGGCCGCCGCGCTCTGA
- a CDS encoding Zn-dependent alcohol dehydrogenase, which yields MVRAALLTAVGAPLELAEIELPEPGPGQVRVKLAAAGVCHSDLSLANGVLRVQPPVVLGHEGAGTVTAVGEGVDSVRPGDPVVLNWAPACGSCHLCGLGEPWLCERAGEAYGQTYATLADGTGVYPGLGVAAFAEETVVAERALLPVPAGVPLTSAALLGCAVLTGYGAVHNAARVRACESVLVLGLGGVGLAVLQAARIAGAGPIIAVDVSPEKEELARRHGATEFVLADDQLSRTVRKLTGGHGADHAIECVGRGSTVRAAWSSTRRGGKTTVVGIGGKDDLVSFNALELFAFARTLSACVYGNSDPAKDIPVLAEHVLAGRLDLEALITDRIGLADIPDAFERMAAGRGGRSLIVF from the coding sequence ATGGTTCGCGCTGCCCTGCTCACCGCCGTGGGCGCCCCGCTGGAACTGGCCGAGATCGAACTGCCCGAGCCCGGGCCCGGCCAGGTCCGGGTGAAGCTGGCCGCCGCCGGGGTCTGCCACTCCGACCTCTCGCTCGCCAACGGGGTGCTCCGGGTCCAGCCGCCGGTGGTGCTCGGCCACGAGGGCGCGGGCACCGTGACGGCGGTCGGCGAGGGTGTCGACAGTGTCCGTCCGGGCGACCCGGTGGTGCTGAACTGGGCTCCGGCCTGCGGCAGTTGCCACCTGTGCGGGCTGGGTGAGCCGTGGCTGTGCGAGCGGGCCGGCGAGGCCTACGGGCAGACTTACGCCACGCTGGCCGACGGCACCGGGGTCTACCCGGGCCTCGGGGTGGCGGCCTTCGCGGAGGAGACCGTGGTCGCCGAGCGGGCGCTGCTGCCGGTGCCCGCCGGGGTGCCGCTGACCTCGGCGGCGTTGCTCGGCTGCGCGGTGCTGACCGGCTACGGCGCGGTGCACAACGCCGCCCGGGTGCGCGCGTGCGAGTCGGTGCTGGTGCTGGGCCTGGGCGGGGTGGGCCTCGCGGTGCTCCAGGCGGCCCGGATCGCCGGCGCCGGCCCGATCATCGCGGTGGACGTCTCGCCGGAGAAGGAGGAGCTGGCCCGCCGGCACGGCGCCACCGAGTTCGTCCTGGCCGACGACCAGCTCTCGCGCACGGTGCGCAAGCTGACGGGCGGTCACGGCGCGGATCACGCGATCGAGTGCGTCGGCCGTGGCAGCACGGTGCGGGCCGCCTGGTCGAGCACCCGGCGCGGCGGCAAGACCACCGTGGTCGGCATCGGCGGCAAGGACGACCTGGTCTCGTTCAACGCGCTGGAGCTGTTCGCCTTCGCCCGCACGCTGTCCGCCTGCGTCTACGGCAACAGCGACCCGGCCAAGGACATCCCGGTGCTGGCCGAGCACGTGCTGGCCGGCCGGCTCGACCTGGAGGCGCTGATCACCGACCGGATCGGGCTGGCCGACATCCCGGACGCCTTCGAGCGGATGGCCGCCGGGCGGGGCGGGCGGTCGCTGATCGTGTTCTGA
- a CDS encoding flavodoxin family protein — protein sequence MTSPVISIAFHSGFGHTEVIADAVRAGAASTGATVHLIKVDGITDEQWELLDGSDAIIFGTPTYMGNVAAAFQAFAEASSKRWYTRAWQDKLAAGFTNSGSKSGDKLQALQAVSVLAAQQGMHWINLGLLPGWNSTTSSDDELNRLGFSLGAAAQSPVDAGAEAVHKFDVATAEHLGRRVAEQAAVFVAGKAALAG from the coding sequence TTGACCAGCCCTGTCATCTCCATCGCCTTCCACTCCGGCTTCGGCCACACCGAGGTCATCGCGGACGCCGTCCGCGCGGGTGCGGCGAGCACGGGCGCCACCGTCCACCTGATCAAGGTGGACGGGATCACCGACGAGCAGTGGGAGCTGCTGGACGGCTCGGACGCCATCATCTTCGGCACCCCCACCTACATGGGGAACGTCGCGGCCGCGTTCCAGGCCTTCGCCGAGGCCTCCTCCAAGCGCTGGTACACCCGCGCCTGGCAGGACAAGCTCGCCGCCGGCTTCACCAACTCCGGCAGCAAGAGCGGCGACAAGCTGCAGGCCCTGCAGGCGGTCTCGGTGCTCGCCGCCCAGCAGGGCATGCACTGGATCAACCTGGGCCTGCTGCCCGGTTGGAACAGCACCACCAGCAGCGACGACGAGCTGAACCGCCTCGGCTTCTCCCTCGGTGCGGCCGCCCAGAGCCCGGTGGACGCCGGCGCCGAGGCCGTCCACAAGTTCGACGTGGCCACCGCCGAGCACCTCGGCCGCCGGGTCGCCGAGCAGGCCGCGGTCTTCGTGGCCGGCAAGGCCGCCCTCGCCGGCTGA
- a CDS encoding PadR family transcriptional regulator, protein MSLPHAILTALLERPSSGLELTRRFDKSIGFFWPATHQQIYRELGRLEQAGLIRSCPQPPSRGRRKEYEVLPAGRAALLEWVGQAQDPKPVREPMVLRLRAAAAVGGRGLAEELRRHLELHERQLAEYLEIERRDFPAERLAAGDRRPALQHRVLRAGIGLEQYWVEWLTGTLEVLGEDSVD, encoded by the coding sequence ATGTCACTGCCGCACGCGATCCTCACCGCCCTGTTGGAGCGGCCCTCCTCCGGGCTGGAGTTGACCCGGCGGTTCGACAAGTCGATCGGCTTCTTCTGGCCGGCCACCCACCAGCAGATCTACCGGGAGCTCGGCCGGCTGGAGCAGGCCGGCCTGATCCGGTCCTGCCCGCAGCCGCCGAGCCGGGGCCGGCGCAAGGAGTACGAGGTGCTGCCGGCCGGGCGGGCCGCCCTGCTGGAGTGGGTCGGGCAGGCGCAGGACCCCAAGCCGGTGCGCGAGCCGATGGTGCTGCGGCTGCGCGCGGCGGCGGCCGTCGGCGGGCGGGGGCTGGCGGAGGAGCTGCGCCGGCACCTGGAACTGCACGAGCGTCAGCTGGCGGAGTACCTGGAGATCGAGCGGCGCGACTTCCCGGCCGAGCGGCTGGCGGCGGGGGACCGGCGGCCGGCACTCCAGCACCGGGTGCTGCGGGCGGGGATCGGGCTGGAGCAGTACTGGGTGGAGTGGCTGACCGGGACGCTGGAGGTGCTGGGGGAGGACTCCGTAGACTGA
- a CDS encoding Lrp/AsnC family transcriptional regulator, translating into MPITPLDDLDQALAQALMINGRVPFNRLAEVLEVSDQTVIRRYRRLHGEGLLRVIGRPVGHRVGLVESWLRLQCSPDAALSVADALARRPDISWVTLNSGGTEVQCITRARSREEHDELLLRQLPRTRRVAGITAHSVLRSFTGGPRHWRGLDVLTGRQLAELTEPRPERDGERVRLDAAELAMFAVLARDGRAGYPELARVSGLSESTARRRLDQLRERGAWYLDVEIDPRLLGFETQATLMITVAPAGLAGAGAALATHPQVPFAAAITGSANLVAITICRDNDALYTYLTEQIGALDGVQHVEVVPQLRSVKRAGMLMDGVRLVDPPAA; encoded by the coding sequence ATGCCCATCACCCCACTGGATGACCTGGACCAGGCACTGGCGCAGGCGCTGATGATCAACGGCCGGGTGCCCTTCAACCGCCTCGCCGAGGTGCTGGAGGTCTCCGACCAGACGGTGATCCGGCGCTACCGGCGGCTGCACGGCGAGGGGCTGCTGCGGGTGATCGGGCGGCCGGTCGGCCACCGGGTCGGGCTGGTGGAGTCCTGGCTGCGGCTGCAGTGCTCGCCGGACGCCGCGCTCTCGGTGGCCGACGCGCTGGCCCGCCGCCCGGACATCTCCTGGGTGACCCTCAACTCCGGCGGCACCGAGGTGCAGTGCATCACCCGGGCGCGCAGCCGCGAGGAGCACGACGAGCTGCTGCTGCGCCAGCTGCCGCGCACCCGGCGGGTCGCCGGGATCACCGCGCACAGCGTGCTGCGCTCCTTCACCGGCGGCCCGCGGCACTGGCGCGGGCTGGACGTGCTGACGGGGCGCCAGCTCGCCGAGCTGACCGAGCCCCGGCCCGAGCGGGACGGCGAGCGGGTGCGGCTGGACGCGGCGGAGCTGGCGATGTTCGCCGTGCTGGCCCGCGACGGCCGGGCCGGCTACCCCGAGCTGGCCCGGGTCTCCGGGCTCTCCGAGTCCACCGCCCGCCGCCGGCTGGACCAGCTGCGCGAGCGCGGGGCCTGGTACCTGGACGTGGAGATCGACCCCCGGCTGCTCGGCTTCGAGACCCAGGCCACCCTGATGATCACCGTGGCCCCGGCCGGCCTGGCCGGCGCGGGCGCCGCGCTGGCCACCCACCCGCAGGTGCCGTTCGCCGCGGCGATCACCGGCTCGGCGAACCTGGTGGCGATCACCATCTGCCGGGACAACGACGCGCTCTACACCTACCTGACCGAGCAGATCGGCGCGCTCGACGGGGTGCAGCACGTCGAGGTGGTGCCGCAGCTGCGCTCGGTCAAGCGCGCGGGCATGTTGATGGACGGCGTGCGCCTGGTGGACCCGCCGGCCGCCTGA
- a CDS encoding DUF4157 domain-containing protein gives MHRHRPARPDGRAAQPPRTAAPLPPAGLLALQRQAGNAALVRYVQQAREAEQHQHDGACGHQVQRATAHDVLAGAGQPLAGPLRTEMESRLGADFSDVRLHTGGTAQRSAAELGARAYTSGNHVVLGAGGADKHTLAHELTHVIQQRRGPVAGADNGQGLAVSDPGDRFERAAEANAHRVMSGPVPEHRPEVQRAAAPSAATPAVQRYTERPDISPQARLSQNHGILLRDSTEAYASAQALETANQALTAAEAAQIVLEAGPALEAGIAERAGVQGLRRVIPVYKRAGPGREHDPVRGESPEQRGDKLRAYQGSLVAVLRDIAALEADLKGKRIQKGEVLSHLTRLSMRVMGQGWLEANQHGKAVFTDTSKAAEKAPAVLRDMVQAYSRKLSQELAPELTLDQLMITLPNDCKQTASKLTGRDANALNNEAALDPEIGSNYSISFNSKGSWGQHYASVVMKDGGDNLTYEAAAKTYVPVPQGKTVGFFALYGTAQEQQSFRSQLHLSHRRHCLYSLLSILHNTELYDPPARERAVLETVGDLRDLGYQPLQGWELPQEYRHLLPEPDRGAAQPDGATVPRFDERGRMLPE, from the coding sequence ATGCACCGACACCGCCCGGCGCGCCCCGACGGCCGCGCAGCCCAACCGCCCCGCACCGCCGCCCCGCTGCCCCCGGCCGGTCTGCTGGCCCTGCAACGGCAGGCCGGGAACGCCGCCCTGGTCCGGTACGTCCAGCAGGCCCGGGAGGCCGAGCAGCACCAGCACGACGGCGCCTGCGGCCACCAGGTCCAGCGCGCCACCGCGCACGACGTGCTCGCCGGCGCGGGGCAGCCGCTCGCCGGGCCGCTGCGCACGGAGATGGAGAGCCGCCTCGGCGCCGACTTCTCCGACGTGCGCCTGCACACCGGCGGCACCGCCCAGCGCTCCGCCGCGGAGCTCGGCGCCCGCGCCTACACCAGCGGCAACCACGTGGTCCTCGGCGCCGGCGGCGCGGACAAGCACACCCTGGCCCACGAGCTCACCCACGTGATCCAGCAGCGCCGGGGTCCGGTCGCCGGCGCCGACAACGGGCAGGGCCTGGCCGTCTCCGACCCGGGCGACCGCTTCGAGCGGGCGGCCGAGGCCAACGCCCACCGGGTGATGAGCGGCCCGGTCCCCGAGCACCGGCCCGAGGTGCAGCGCGCCGCCGCGCCGAGCGCGGCCACCCCGGCCGTCCAGCGCTACACCGAGCGGCCGGACATCTCCCCGCAGGCCAGGCTCTCGCAGAACCACGGCATCCTGCTGCGGGACAGCACCGAGGCGTACGCCAGCGCGCAGGCCCTGGAGACCGCCAACCAGGCGCTGACGGCCGCCGAGGCCGCCCAGATCGTGCTGGAGGCCGGACCGGCGCTGGAGGCCGGGATCGCCGAGCGGGCCGGGGTCCAGGGCCTGCGCCGGGTGATCCCGGTCTACAAGCGGGCCGGACCGGGCCGGGAGCACGACCCGGTGAGGGGCGAGAGCCCGGAGCAGCGCGGCGACAAGCTGCGGGCCTACCAGGGCTCGCTGGTGGCGGTGTTGCGCGACATCGCCGCACTGGAGGCCGACCTCAAGGGCAAGCGGATCCAGAAGGGCGAGGTGCTCTCCCACCTGACCCGGCTCAGCATGCGCGTCATGGGGCAGGGCTGGCTGGAGGCCAACCAGCACGGCAAGGCGGTCTTCACCGACACCTCGAAGGCCGCCGAGAAGGCGCCGGCCGTCCTGCGGGACATGGTCCAGGCCTACTCCAGGAAGCTGAGCCAGGAGCTGGCCCCCGAACTGACCCTCGACCAGCTGATGATCACCCTCCCCAACGACTGCAAGCAGACCGCCTCGAAGCTCACCGGGCGCGACGCCAACGCGCTGAACAACGAGGCCGCGCTCGACCCCGAGATCGGCAGCAACTACTCGATCAGCTTCAACTCCAAGGGCTCCTGGGGCCAGCACTACGCCTCGGTGGTGATGAAGGACGGCGGCGACAACCTCACCTACGAGGCCGCCGCCAAGACCTACGTGCCGGTCCCGCAGGGCAAGACCGTCGGCTTCTTCGCCCTGTACGGCACGGCCCAGGAGCAGCAGTCGTTCCGCAGCCAGCTCCACCTGAGCCACCGGCGGCACTGCCTCTACAGCCTTCTCTCCATCCTGCACAACACCGAGCTCTACGATCCACCGGCCCGCGAGAGGGCGGTGCTGGAGACCGTCGGCGACCTCCGCGACCTCGGCTACCAGCCCCTCCAGGGCTGGGAGTTGCCGCAGGAGTACCGCCACCTGCTGCCCGAGCCGGACCGCGGCGCCGCGCAACCTGACGGAGCGACGGTGCCGCGGTTCGACGAACGGGGCAGGATGCTGCCCGAGTAG
- a CDS encoding aldehyde dehydrogenase family protein, translating to MRQHADQYIDGGWRPTLGGGALEVRNPATEQVIATVAAGTAADVDAAVAAARRAARAWGLTTREERLAPLGRLRDGLAARQAEIADTVVAELGSPIGFATAVQAGLPVAIASSYLELLAGYEFQEKVGNSTVYSEPAGVVAAITPWNYPLHQVVAKVVPALAAGCTVVLKPAEDTPLTARLFAEVVDAAGFPPGVFNLVTGTGVEAGAALAAHPGVDLVSFTGSTAVGRSIAEAAGRGVKKVALELGGKSANVVLPGADLARAVNVNAANVFTNTGQTCTAWTRLLVHQDQYEEAVAIAAKAAEKFHPGDPTAPETRMGPVVNAKQRERVRGYIRAGVEQGARLAAGGADAPDGLPTGYFVLPTVLADVTPEMTVAQEEIFGPVLSIIAYRDEEHALEIANGTEYGLAGGVWAADEQTAVAFARRMDTGQVDINGGRFNPLAPFGGYKSSGIGRELGRYGLEEFLQTKSLQF from the coding sequence GTGCGGCAGCATGCGGACCAGTACATCGACGGCGGCTGGCGGCCGACGCTCGGCGGCGGCGCGCTGGAGGTGCGCAACCCGGCCACCGAGCAGGTGATCGCGACCGTCGCGGCCGGCACCGCCGCCGACGTGGACGCCGCCGTCGCCGCGGCCCGGCGGGCCGCCCGGGCCTGGGGCCTGACCACCCGGGAGGAGCGCCTGGCGCCGCTCGGCCGGCTGCGGGACGGGCTGGCGGCCCGGCAGGCGGAGATCGCCGACACCGTGGTCGCCGAGCTCGGCAGCCCGATCGGCTTCGCCACCGCGGTGCAGGCCGGGCTGCCGGTGGCCATCGCCTCCAGCTACCTGGAGCTGCTGGCCGGCTACGAGTTCCAGGAGAAGGTCGGCAACTCCACGGTGTACAGCGAGCCGGCCGGCGTGGTGGCGGCGATCACGCCGTGGAACTACCCGCTGCACCAGGTGGTCGCCAAGGTGGTGCCGGCGCTCGCGGCCGGCTGCACCGTGGTGCTCAAGCCCGCCGAGGACACCCCGCTGACGGCCCGGCTGTTCGCCGAGGTGGTGGACGCGGCTGGCTTCCCGCCCGGCGTCTTCAACCTGGTCACCGGCACCGGCGTCGAGGCCGGCGCCGCGCTCGCCGCGCACCCCGGGGTGGACCTGGTCTCCTTCACCGGCTCCACCGCGGTCGGCCGGTCGATCGCCGAGGCCGCCGGACGGGGCGTCAAGAAGGTCGCGCTGGAGCTGGGCGGCAAGTCGGCCAACGTGGTGCTGCCGGGCGCGGACCTGGCCCGCGCGGTCAACGTGAACGCCGCCAACGTCTTCACCAACACCGGCCAGACCTGCACCGCCTGGACCCGCCTGCTGGTGCACCAGGACCAGTACGAGGAGGCGGTGGCGATCGCCGCCAAGGCCGCCGAGAAGTTCCACCCCGGCGACCCGACCGCGCCGGAGACCCGGATGGGCCCGGTGGTCAACGCCAAGCAGCGCGAGCGGGTGCGCGGCTACATCCGCGCCGGCGTCGAGCAGGGCGCCCGGCTGGCGGCCGGCGGGGCGGACGCGCCGGACGGGCTGCCGACCGGCTACTTCGTGCTGCCGACCGTACTGGCCGACGTGACACCGGAGATGACGGTGGCCCAGGAGGAGATCTTCGGCCCGGTGCTCTCGATCATCGCCTACCGCGACGAGGAGCACGCGCTGGAGATCGCCAACGGCACCGAGTACGGCCTGGCCGGCGGCGTCTGGGCGGCCGACGAGCAGACCGCGGTGGCCTTCGCCCGCCGGATGGACACCGGCCAGGTGGACATCAACGGCGGGCGGTTCAACCCGCTGGCGCCGTTCGGCGGCTACAAGTCCTCCGGCATCGGGCGGGAGTTGGGCCGGTACGGGCTGGAGGAGTTCCTGCAGACCAAGTCGCTGCAGTTCTGA